The Periplaneta americana isolate PAMFEO1 chromosome 9, P.americana_PAMFEO1_priV1, whole genome shotgun sequence genome contains a region encoding:
- the LOC138705981 gene encoding uncharacterized protein isoform X1, producing MSKAGRKQEDLAPRWMDKTFFEKALQSSDGDPDLTVTSTQVERATALGDNFLSVMYRVTVQVKRGDKTEERSLIVKTEPTMEAMVQVAAKGVVFEREVKMLRDIIPEMNRLLEEIMPGKCQPFGAKFIYSHKGTENNVIVLEDLKKTGFKMADKSKGLDLNHCLLVMRALARFHAASVALKKRNPKLLEPFMKNEMIEVFGSEFKDMFSFLFANVAKEIEKWPKCGERYSKKILNIAPNAADMHVKGRTRDDEEFNVLSHGDLWANNIMFSYSDSGYPLDLRFVDFQISYWVSPALDLQNFIVSSTSCGLLDSPNILLQEYYSTLEETLTLFGYKNLLPSWEKFNNLLAKRGHYATACLLSVRCSVVSQPNTFPDKDGSFHYSEAYMKSLKRILPVFEEKEWF from the exons ATGTCGAAAGCAGGAAGAAAACAAGAGGACTTGGCTCCGCGTTGGATGGACAAAACGTTCTTTGAGAAGGCTCTACAATCCAGCGATGGTGATCCCGATCTGACAGTAACATCTACGCAGGTCGAACGAGCGACAGCACTTGGAGACAATTTCTTGAGTGTCATGTACAGAGTAACAGTGCAAGTAAAGAGAGgggataaaacagaagaaaggtCTCTCATTGTGAAAACAGAACCGACAATGGAAGCAATGGTTCAG GTTGCAGCGAAGGGTGTTGTGTTTGAACGAGAGGTTAAGATGTTGAGAGATATCATCCCAGAAATGAATAGACTTCTAGAAGAAATTATGCCAGGGAAATGTCAGCCCTTTGgagcaaaatttatttattcacataaagGCACAGAGAACAACGTCATTGTTCTCGAAGACCTCAAGAAAACGGGATTCAAGATGGCAGATAAATCAAAGGGATTAGATCTGAACCACTGTCTTCTTGTCATGAGGGCTTTGGCTCGTTTTCATGCAGCATCTGTTGCTCTAAAAAAAAGGAATCCGAAACTTCTGGAACCgtttatgaaaaatgaaatgattGAAGTGTTCGGATCAGAATTTAAAGACATGTTTAGTTTTCTGTTTGCGAACGTGGCGAAGGAAATCGAAAAATGGCCGAAATGTGGAGAAcgatattcaaagaaaatactgAACATAGCTCCAAATGCAGCAGACATGCACGTTAAAGGAAGGACAAGAGATGATGAAGAATTCAATGTGCTAAGCCATGGAGATTTGTGGGCTAACAACATTATGTTCAGCTACTCTGACAGTGGATACCCTTTGGATTTGAG GTTCGTTGATTTTCAAATAAGCTATTGGGTGTCTCCAGCACTCGATCTTCAAAATTTTATCGTTTCCAGTACTTCTTGTGGACTCCTGGACAGCCCTAACATTCTTCTTCAAGAGTATTATTCTACGCTGGAAGAGACTTTAACACTATTTGGATACAAGAATTTACTTCCATCGTGGGAAAAATTCAATAACCTGTTGGCTAAGCGAGGGCATTACGCTACAGCGTGTCTCCTATCTGTCCGTTGCTCTGTTGTATCACAACCAAACACATTTCCTGATAAAGATGGAAGTTTCCATTACAGCGAAGCATACATGAAATCTCTCAAAAGAATTCTTCCCGTCTTCGAAGAAAAGGAATGGTTCTAG